TCATCAGGAACAATAAAATGATGAGATCTAAAAAGGCCGCCGCCATTAGCGTAAAAACATCAAACGGCATATCGGTATTTCACCGTGCAGGTCGAAAGTTCACCAGCGTAGCCCGCACCCTGTTAGCCCAAGAGTTAACAGAAGGCGACATAGCCGGACTAGAGAACGAGCCCAATTTAGTTGTTGAGGTTGTTTCTGCTGTAGCCGCAGAGCCGGCTAAGAAGCCCAAAACAGCTACGGCGACAGAACGTAAAACTACCCAACCCAAATAATGAATGGCATCCCAATTCATCACCGCCGCCGCCGCCAAACAATTAATCGGCGTAAATAATATAGCGCTTCTCGCACCGGACGAAGCCGTTGAAAGCGGTATAGATGAGGCGCGATTGAGCGCGGTTGTAGAAGACGTCAATTCAAGAATTGACAGTGAAATAAGCAAGCGATACGACATTCCGCTTCCGGACGAAGCGATACCGGGGTGGCTACAGACATCAGCCAGTTACTTAATTTTTTATCAACTGGCGCAGACAGATAGCGAAGTCACCGAGCTGATGAGCGACAGAAACAATCAGGCGTTAAAAGACATCCGCCGCATCGGTAGCGGCGAGATAAAACTAAAAATATCGGACACCGATAACACGGTCAATGCAGGCCGAACGAAGCAAGGCCGCGCGTTCTCCGTCAATGACGAAGGCGCCGGCGAAGCTGTCAACAAGAGAGTATTTAAGCGGTCTTTAACCGCAGGCATGACATGAGCGAGGCGATTATTACCATTGAAGCGCGGGAGCTCTTAAAGCTAGGAGATATTTTAATTCGCGCCGCAAAAAAACTTACGCGCGATGAATTGAGCGCATCAATCGCCGCAGCGGGCGAGTCGGTGACACAAGAAAGAATAGTCAGCGCAGGTAGCGGCAGCAGTGATTTAACAGGGCACGAGCCTCACGGCGAGACGTGGAGCGATAGCGGTGAGGCCTACGCCGCTTGGGCCTCCGCCCGCCCCTTTGTCGGTTCCGGGCCAAAAGAAAAACAAGTCATAACTGAAGAGCTCACTAGAGCTTTGGAGGAGATAGTCAGTGTCTATTAGTGACAGTTTAATTGCCATTCAAGCGGGCATCACAGCAATTTCAGAAATAAAGCAATGTGATTTTTATGATGGCACATTAGACAAAGATGAAAGCATAAAAAATATCAGCATAATACCCCCCGCAGTTTTAGTCACTTGCGTAAGAAGCAGTGTCACCGCGCAATCAACCAACGATTATGCAGAAGGCTCACTAGGTCCTGACACGAGGGAGTCTGACTACACTTTTATGGACACCGCGAGTTTTGCTGTTAGCCTGATTGTAAAGGACGAACCCCTATTCCCGAGAGCTCCACGAGCGTGGGAGTTGGCGACCAAAATCAACCGAGTATTAATACCCCGCGCCGCGCGAAATGTAGCGTGGAGAAACGCCTACAGCCAAGAGCTGTATGACAATGGGTTGTTTTTATTGTCGGCTACGTGGGACGAAAATATATTAAACAGTCCGCCCCCTCAAGACCGATACACCCCCGCAAAAATAACCGCAGATAATGGCGCCAGCAGTGACACAGTTTGGCCGCGAGAGCAGCAAGTGCAATGAACAACAGCGATACAATAAAGATGCTCCACCGCCGACTGGTGGCGGTAGAAAAACGAGTAGTCAGAATGATTACGCCCGGCGTAGTCGCCCAAGTTCAGGCAGAGCCTTACGCAGTGAAAGCCAACTTAGCTCCGCACGGTGAACCAGAACAATTAACTGATTGGTTACCGGTATCACAGCACCGCACTGCATCCGATATGCGAACTTTTATGCCGGTTGGTGTTGGCACTCACGGATTATTAATCGCGGCTAACGGCGAGATGAACGCCGGCTTTTTTGTTGCTGGATTTTGTGGTGCCACCACACCGCCAGCCGTAGACATAGAAAAAAGAACACACGTAGCCAAGATAGAAATGGATGGGGTGTACATGACGATAAATAAAAATGAGAACACTATCGATATAACAGCAGTAAAAGGGGTCACCATCACTGGTCCCCTAAGAGTGAACGGAAAAATAACCGCAGCCGATGACGTAGAAATTTTAGACGGCGTGACATTAAAAACACATAAGCACCCACAGAATAACGGTAATGATTTCGGTGGTGGCGCAATAACTGGGGTGGCGCAATGAGCCGCATCTCATCCAGAGATTTCGCCCGCACAATAACCGCTCGCGAGTCCCTTGAGCAGCGATTAGGAGACGCTCTCCGCTTTCGGCGAGGCACCGTTCCGGGCGCAAGAAATTACGGCAGTCATCTAATAGATGTAATAGACCGCAGCGCCGACAAAAATTTATTTTCGCTTATTTTTCGCGGGGTAGCCGAAGCGATAAGACACCCAGCCAACGGAGTCCAAGACCTTCGACTAACGCGCGTGAGTGTAGCGGCAATCGCCAACACCTACGAAGTGACAGTCCATTGTTTTTACAGGGGGGCGGCGGTAAGCCTACCGGTAATCATATGAGCATTCCTCTATCAAAACTAACTCCCCCGGCAATTAATGGCCTATTAAAAGACCCAGAAGAGATAATGGCGGAGATAGTAGCATGGTTTTCATTAAACAACTACGACCTAACCGCCGCACCATCCGACCCCGCCTACAGAGTTTTATTGGCAGCCGCGCAAAGAGAGAGTAATCTCCGAAGTGTTTATCATGATGCAATCCAAGGCCTGTCACTGGCCTACGCTTGGGGCGCAGAGTTAGACACCATAGGCGGCACCTATTATGGTGTAGAGCGATTAATCGGTGAAGAAGACGAAGCCTACAGACAGCGAATAGCAGACACCCCGGATCGATTTGCGATAGGTTTGTCTGGCGGTTGGTATGAACAAAATGCCATAGCGGTGCCTGGAGTCTTCGCGGCACAAATGGACAGCCCGACTCCCGGCGTTGTGAATGTATATATCCAAGCTGATGAGACCCTACTAGATAACAACGATAATATTATTTACGCTGATGGTGTACCGACTCAAGAATTATTAAATACAGTGACCGCAACAATCACGGCGCCGAACATAAGACAGCAAACCGATGATGTGAGAGTTCTCGCGGCAACGCCAATAGGTTATGAGGTAACGGTATCACTAACCCCGCGTTCCGGCCCCGATGCTAGCATCGTCCGCGCAGAAGCGGAGACCGCATTAACCCAAATCTTGATAGAGCGTGATAGATTGGGAGAAAAAATCAACAACGCAATAATCGCAGGCGCCGTCCACGTCCCAGGCGTGTATGAGGCATCGATAACGATAACAAGACTATCGGACAATGCAGTGGTGCCTGAATTGGTAGCAGCAACAGGCGAATTTCCTAGAAGCGCTGCCGTAACAGTAGGAGTTAACTAATGCCAATAATCAACGCCAGTAACAGAGGCAATTGTCGCGAGCGAACACAATGTTCTTGGCAGCTTAGACGGAGTTTGAGCCGCGTTCATTACCGAGAAATGATTTGACACTTAAAAAATGAAAAAAAATGAAAAAAAATGAAATATTAAAAAAATCGACAATGACAATCCGGGCACGAGTGAAAGAATTGACAAATGCAACGGGCGACCACGCATCGAATTTAAAGGAGGCAATAGAGCTTCACATAGACGAGCTGGACAACCGAATTGACGAAAAGACATGGCCGCACCTAGCGGGAACTTTAGCGGCAGGCATAGTAATCGGCGTAATAGCCGCAAAATTACTATGAACAAAAATACCCTTCTTCTCCTTAGGGAGAAGCTTAGGATGAGTGTGCAATCTTAAATGCCGACAATCCTCCCCACAACAAGCAGCGGCGCGGAGCGCCGGCTAGACGAGAGTACCGATAATAGGTTAGCAAAAATCCCCCGAGCAAGCGGCACCAACGGCCTAATCTCCTCACTATACAATCCGGACACAATCACCCCCGAACTCCTATCAGTCTTAGCTTACGCGCTAAGCGTAGACAGATGGGACGCAGAATGGTCGGACGACAGCAAGCGAGAAGTTCTCCGTGAAGCCGCAGAACTCCACAGGATAAAAGGGACAGACCAAGCGGTAATCGGCGCGCTAGCAACAGCTGGAATATACGTTCAAATCAGGCATTGGTATGAAGCCGACGGCGCGAGCTGGCCGACAGAGTTTCAGGCAAACGGTAACCCGTTACCGTTCACAATGGTAATAATAATTAACTCCATCGCCGCCGGTGCTCAAGCGCACCAAACGAAAAAAATAATAGAAAATAATAAACGCGCCAGCGTTCATTATCAAGTGATAACTCAAGCATCGAGCCAGGGCGACATATACGTAACCGTCGGCGGTGTTTGGGAGACACTAGGCCGCGCGCGAACTAGAGTCGCCAGCGACTGGACAATCGTAGTTTAGGTTTAAATAAAGAACAATTAAAGGAAAATTAAATGGCCATTAACCTCACCATATCCGCCGCCGCGAGAAGCTTACTAGTTGACCCCGCCAATACGGGCACTCGTGCAATTCGTATAACACACATCCAACTGGGAGAAGGCAGTAGAGTACCCGATGGCACCGAAGTAGGATTAGTTACAGCAGTAGCCACCGGTGATTTTGTCGGTGATGTCAACGCGCAAACGGGGGAGATAGCGGGCAGCGCTATATTTACCGGGGCCGCGGCTATAGACGCCAGTGAGGTAGCGATTATCGCGCAAATAGAAGACTCAGAGTTTGTTTTTGCTTACTGGTCAACTGCGGCGGGCGAGGTTGAATTTAGGAAATTAGCGGGTCAAGACGCCCGCCTAGCGCTCGCCGTCAGATTTGACACGACCCCGGCCGCCAGTATAACTTTTGGCCAAACAGCAGCGATCACATTCAATAATGAATTTGTCCGATTGGAGGACACGCCAAAGGAAATAGACCCCTGCATGGCAGTTGTGGGTAATCCGTCCGGTGATGGATTATTATTCACAGATAGCCTAGCGGCGAACACGTTATATTATTATGCGGCACTAACTACCCCCGTGGGCGCGGGTGGTAACACTCATGATATATTGGCTGTAATTTCGAGTGGCTCAGGGTTAGAGCCATTAACAGCTACCAATGCTATAGAACACCTGCAATCATTAACGCCGCAAATAGGTCTAATCCCGCGGCCGTCAGCGACCGCCATAAACGCCACTGATAAGTTGCGTGCGAAGTATATCGGCGTGATTAAAGCCCGCCTCTACGAGCCCAACGCCAGCCAAGATGGCTGGCAATTGTCAGCAACCTTACCGGTATCGTCATCATCCGCAGCACCGGTAGAATTGGTGAGTTCTTATGGTAATGTAGTTTTAAGTGTGTCGCCTCCGGCAACAGCGATAAGCCGTCAAGTCGGCAGGGTAGTAGGATATGAGGACAGAGCGCAGGCGATAGCTATCATCGCAATAGACTTACCCGCGAGTGTACCGCAGGCGACAGACAGCAAGCAAGGCGTGATGCGATTTGCTACAGACACAGAGGTTTCGTCCCGCGAGAATGTGGCGGCTGCGGTGAGACCTTCATCGATGCTGCTGCCAGAACCAATAACGTTATGGTCAGGATCTAGCTTATCGGCGGCGAATATGTCAATAAGCGAGGGGGAATGGTTAGATTATTTCATGTTGGGTGTTGTGGCGGACCCCAACACTGAAAATACAGACGCGGTAGGCGGGGCGTACGCCATGCCGGGGTCGTTATTTAACGCAGGCAATCGGTTCTATATCGGCGAACGCGAAGAGCATGGTTATATCGAACGGCAGACGTCCACGACGTTCAGTTACACTGCGGCGACACGTAACTTTGATATCCCCTACATAGTGCTTTTTTGGGGCATTAAAAAATAAGGAACAAGCCACATTTTTCCGCCACGCTTTTTTCTTTCCGTTTTATTGTTTGTTTTTATAATCAACACAGTGATATTTGTATATCTGTCGTTAAGCAAGAAGTTTACCAAATTGCTGTTACCACCGCCGATGTCAATAATGGCGGCGGTCTTATCCAAAGCCTTAGCAAATAGCAAATCGGTGCATGGTCTTTCCATTTGACGACGATACAAAACGAGTTGCTTGGCCAAATGCTCCGGTAAGCTCAGTTGCACGCAACGGGCTTCCGAAGGACGGTTTTCTATGGAGCAAATAAAATTATTCATACATTGTTGATTGCATCAACTAGCTCACAGGGCAACCAAAAAAATCTGGGGAGCTGTGCGTGGAGACGATGAGCTGAAATGTGAAGGTGAAAACAGGGAACTTAATTCCACTAAATTTTTTCGTTAAAAATCAATCTTTAGGAGTATTAATTATTGGGTGTCATTTTCTGGTGATCCCCGAACGGAAAAACGGCGGAGCTACATGATGACGGAGCATCATTTGGCAGCTAACTTTACGGTTGTTAATGGTAAGGCGACTTTTATTCCCATGTTTTACGGTGCTGATCCGGGAGTTATCGGAAATGGTGCTTATGCTGGGCATGATTTTTTATCTCACGAAGGCAATCGCGGTTTGGAATTGATTAACGCAATGAATAATGAACAGAAAAAAACAGCAATAGCTGCTGAAGAGGTTATGTTTAATAAATTTGGTGCTCTTGCGTTTCGTGGTCTGGGAACAAAAGATAAGCCGATTAAAGCGTAAGGAATCAGTGCAAAGAACTTGTTTGATGAACAGCAAAAATTACTTTGGATATTGATTGAAGAATACGTGCGTAATGCTGATTTTGATGTGGCCAAAGCTCAATTGGAAAAAATACAAAAGGGAGGTCTTGATAAATTAAGTTTTATGTGGATGGGGCCGACTGACGGCGTTGAAAATATTTTTTATCAGATTTACGAACCTGCAATTTTAATTAATTTCGTTAACCAGCATACTGGGTTTGACTGGAATACCCTCCCTCACATTATTATCCGTGACTCGTTTAACGATTATGGTGAGAATTGGCTTCAGAGGCATATTTTAGAAGAGCACTAATACATCGTATTTTCGCTGAACACTTTAAGGTTTTTGATGTAGATGTTGGGTAAAAGTAAGGTGCTGGTCGCCTAGACTTTCATTATTGTAGCTACCGTGTTTGATACATGCCTCCACCAAGAGTGGCAGTGGTCGTGTGGTGAGTTTAAAACAATTGTGCGATTCCCATGCCAATGAGCACAGTGCCAACCGCATAAGCCGTCATGCGTGGAGACAAGGGTGATGTTTTTTCAATTAAGGAAAAAAAGGTGAGTGCGATAATCCAGCGTAAATCCATCACGCCGCTAACAAATAAAAGTAGCATCAACGCCCAACAACAGCCGGTGCAAAAAAGACCGTTGTGTACGCCCATCAGGAATGCACCTCTCGTGCCGTGCCGCCAGTTCATCATCAAAAAGATAGCAGGATGTTGGCAGCGACGTAAACAGGAAAATTTCAGCGGTGTGAATTGGTATGCACCAGCAATGAAAAAAAATGTAGCACGAGGGATAGCACCAGCCAGCGCCATGGTATTGTTGTCAATCATTTCCATCCGCGCCGCCCACAGTTGCACAGTAGATGCGCCGGCACTAAACGCGAACCAAGGCAGTATATAGCCTAGCATTATCATTGTTGCCGGCACGAAAATTTTTTCTTCACGTACTTGGCAATAGCGACAAAATAAACTCATTAACGGAATCGCTGATGGTAGCATCATGGCTGCCATCATCACGCCCCACATGACGAACAGCAGACCCCAAGAAGCGTTTTGCCAATCGCCTCGTAGGTGTGGCAGTCGGTAAAAATCTAGCGACATGATGACGGTTATCCACCAGCAAATTGCTAACAGTGTTGCACAAACTAAAAATACGGAAATCGTCTTAACTTTTGCTTTCTTTCTCACGGTTGCATTATGTCATAGTGAAAACATGCCGGTGAACAAGGCGAAATATAATTTTGCTCGCGAGTTAAGAAAGGTTTAATTAATTTTTTGATGTGTGCAAATGAGAAAATTTTTCTTTCCATTTAATGCAGCGTTGTGCATCACGCTCTTCGTAGATACGGGTGGCAGAAGGAAGATCTAACGTTAACTCATTTTCTCGATTTTCACCCCAATCCGTTAATCGCATAGTGTACCAATTCGTTATCCCACCTGGAGGTGCAGACTCAAATTTTGGGAAATCAGGATTTCCCCCGGTTTCGGTCAACCAAGTTTCTGCCAGTCGTGGATTGAGAACCATAGCGCGTGCTAAACCTACCATATCAGCTGCGCCACTAGCTACTGCCTCTATTGCTTGCTCGCGTCTTTTGAATCCCCCAGTCACCATCAGTGGCACGCGAGTTATCTCTTTTGCGAGTTGGGCAAAATTAATAAAGTATGGTTCTTGGCTTGAGCTGTCAGAGCTTGCTTTTGCCATAGGGATATAAGTTCCTCCGCTAATATCAATCAGATCTATAGATGTTTGATCGAGCAGGCGTACTACTTTTAAAGCATCAGTTTCTGTCAAGCCTCCTTCTATTTTATCTGTCGAATTAATCCTAATTCCGATAGGAAACGACGGACCAACGGCATGCCGTACTTCGTCTATTATTTCGATTACTATACGGCATCGTGATTCGATTGAACCTCCGTAGCCATCATTCCGGTAATTAAACAGTGGACATAGAAATTGACTGAGTAGAAAACCATGTCCGGCATGTATTTGAACGCCGCTAAATCCGGCAGTCTGTGCATGTAATGCAGCTTTTGCATACATATCAGGTAATTTTTTTATTTCTTTAATTGACATGCCAGCACATTGAAGACCTTCAATATTAAGGGCGGATGGCCCCTTGGGACAACTAATGGGCAGGTGTGAAAGAGCTCCAGCATGACCGAGTTGTACCCAGAGATGAGCGCCCTCAATCACGCCTCTCTTGGTAAGTGACCGTATCATTTTTTGATCTGTCTCTGTACTGAGAACTAAATTTCCCGGTTTTTCAGGAAATCGAGGATCTACTTGGACTTCACCGATAAAAGAAACAGCGGCTCCGCCTTCTGCCCATCTTTCGTAAAGTCGAATCTGTGCTTTGGTGGGGTCACCCTCACCATTCCCAAGCGAATCCGACATGGCAGACTTGGCTAAGCGATTTTTAAAAATAGCGCCACAAGGAAGTTTTAGCAAACTTTGAAGAATATGAATGGAATTTGAGTTTTTCATAGAAAATTAAATTTTAAGTAGTTAACTTCTACAGAAAGAGAAATTTTATTAAAACATTAATCAGAACTTTCTTACGCTTGGATAGACATGATTTTTCAGTTGTGTTTGCTGCTGAGAGCATGCGTTCTGAATTAAGTTTTAGTTTGAATATTTCATATACCAATCGCAAAATTGTTTGCAGTGACGCTCGTCATCAGAAAAAACACCTGGGCGATAGTAATCAGAAAGAGCTCCTTGAGTCATTGATTTACAAAGATTTTCGTCTTCAGTGTTTGTTACTTTCCACACACTAGTCATATGCTTACGCTCAAAATCTTTTCCTTCTACTGCATCTTTATGCACAATCCAACTGGTATAAAGAACACACTTATATTCATTCAAAGGTAATATCCAATTAGTTGCAATATGGTCGCTGACAAAATGAATCCATCCGTTTGGATTGAACCAAAACGACAATGTTCCTTCGTACTCTTTGTGAGGACCTATCAACCTTGCGCTACACGGTTTTCCATCAAAACTAGTTGATTTATGGCCTTTCTTCATCGGATATCTGGCAATACGACAACTATCATGTGTATCAAACGCCTGTTCTTTCCACAGCAATCCTTTCGCCTCCCATTTTTTGGTTGCTTGGTTGAATATTTTTAAATATTCAAGGTCTTTGCTTCCATTAAAACTATTATCACTAAATAGCTTGAGTAGTCCCTTATTGTTAGCCTGACAATGACAGCATTCGCGATTGTTGAGCATTACACCAACCAATTAGCATCGATTTCTACACGCTCATGGTAGGCTAGTTTATATTCGTCTTTACCGAGGTGATAATGATGGATGTATGGATTAATCAGTTTTTGTACATTCGTCATGTCTTCTTTACATTGTTCATCATTTTCGAGACAAGCAAACAATAAACCTTCAACTTCTTGAAGTGGAACACTATCAAGTTTGCAGGATTTTCCTGCATCGGAATACATAAATTCTTTAGGCATTCTTGCTGCATGGCGTAGGCTACCATCATTTAGGTTATAAGACCATTGATGGTTAGGGCAGACAATTGATGGTTAGGGCAGACAATTGATGAAGAACATTTGCCAACATTTTTTGTCACCAATCGAGCGCTTTAATGGGCACAGCGATTTACATGCATCGAATTACGCCATCAGTACCGTGTATTAAAAAATGAGAATTTTCTAGTAATTCAAAAGATAAATAATTCATTTTTTCAGGTACATCTCCACGAGTTCCTACAAAAAACCATTTATTATGAAATAACTGTTTCATCCGGTTCGTATCAAACAACACTTCTTTAGGAAATGAATGTCCATAGCGGTATTCCTCTTTTTTTCAGTAATTAATTGTAATTAGCTATTAGGGAGATTTAATGAGGTTGTCTATATTGACTACGTTTTCGGCCATGCGGGCGGATTCGGCATCAATCACTTTTCCGTCTAGCTGTGCGGCACCGCGTCCTTCTGCTGCTGCGCTTTTTAGCGCTGCTAAAATCGCTTGGGCGCGGCAACTTCCGCCGGCGGTGGAGAAAATACCTCGTTGGCAAGTGAGATTTGTGAAGGATGAATCGCCCATTTACCTTCAATACCTAAAGACGCCGCACGGCGGGCAGCTAGCATGAAAGAATCTGAATCGTTAAAATCTCCAAAAGGACCGTCAATTGCGCGTAATCCATAGGCGCGGCAAGCGGCCGTCATACGTGACAGTGCAAAATGCCATTGGTCGCCCGGATAATCAGGATTAAGTTCGCCAATAACTACTGTGCGTGCACGACAACTAGCAGCATAATCGGTGACGCCAAAGTGTAACGCTTCCAGTCGCCGGCTGGATTGGGCAATGGCTTCAACGTTGGCCATTCCCAGCGCGGTTTCTATCAGTGCTTCCAAAACGATGCGGTGAGTGTATCCCATTGCCTGTTCAATTTGGTTGCAGAGCATGTCCACCGCATACAAATCAGCGGCAACGCCAACTTTGGGTACTAAAATTGTGTCTAAATGGGCCCCTGCCTGCTCTAACGTATCAACTACATCACGGTACATATAGTGTGTATCCAGACCATTAATGCGAATGGAAATAGTTTTTCCCTTTGCTTTCCAGTCAATATCATTGAGTGCCTGAATAATGTTGCTGCGCGCCTTTTCTTTGTCTGCCGGTGCTACGGCGTCTTCCATATCCAAAAACACATAATCGGCGGCACTGTCTGCTGCTTTTTGAATCATTGCTGGCATGGAGCCCGGCCGCTGCAGGCGGGTTTGTGCTGGTTGAAAAATTGTGTGACTCATTACATCTCCTTATAAAAAAAGATTGAGAAAATCAACGTGAATTTAATAAACAGTCGCTTTTAGAGCAAACAGCGTGGGAAAGCAAACGTAATTTATCGCCACACTGTCATACACTTGTGTTGGAAATGACGAAGGTACCACAATTGAAGATAGTTGTATTCACTTCTTCTAATTGTGGAATAAGTCATTGAAAATACGCGTTTGTGTAGGGTGCTGAAATTTTATAATTGAAATTGACACAAAGAAAAAACCGCTTACGCGGCTCTTCCTCTAATATTTGTGAGGTTAATATCGGTAATGTACTGGCTTAAACGGCCCTTCTTTTTTTACCCCAATATAAGCAGATTGTTTGTCACTCAACGTGGTGAGATTGGCGCCGACATGTGGCAGGTGTAATAACGCTACTCGTTCATCTAAATGTTTGGGTAGTACATGTACATCCACTGCATATTTGCTTGGATTGGTAAATAATTCAATCTGCGCCATGACTTGATTGGTGAAAGATGCCGACATGACAAAACTTGGGTGACCGGTAGCGCAGCTGAGATTTACCAGCCGTCCTTCGGCGAGCAAAATAATGCGCTTGCCATCAGCAAATACAACGTGGTCTACCAGTGGCTTGATATTTTCAAAGCGGCATTTCTTGCGCAGTTCGGCAACTTGAATTTCGGAATCAAAATGACCGATGTTGCACAAAATTGCGTTGTTTTTCATGCGTCGTGCATGTTCAACAGTAACAATATCCACATTGCCGGTGGCTGTAACAATAATGTCAGCTTGCTCACAGGCATCATCTACGGTTACCACGCGATATCCCTCCATCGCTGCCTGCAGCGCACAGATCGGGTCTATTTCGGCAATCCACACTGTAGCACCCAACCCACGCAGCGACTGTGCCGAACCTTTGCCAACGTCGCCATAGCCGCAAACAATGGCGATTTTTCCGGCTACCATTACATC
This region of Candidatus Persebacteraceae bacterium Df01 genomic DNA includes:
- a CDS encoding DUF1320 domain-containing protein — its product is MASQFITAAAAKQLIGVNNIALLAPDEAVESGIDEARLSAVVEDVNSRIDSEISKRYDIPLPDEAIPGWLQTSASYLIFYQLAQTDSEVTELMSDRNNQALKDIRRIGSGEIKLKISDTDNTVNAGRTKQGRAFSVNDEGAGEAVNKRVFKRSLTAGMT
- a CDS encoding baseplate J/gp47 family protein, which gives rise to MSIPLSKLTPPAINGLLKDPEEIMAEIVAWFSLNNYDLTAAPSDPAYRVLLAAAQRESNLRSVYHDAIQGLSLAYAWGAELDTIGGTYYGVERLIGEEDEAYRQRIADTPDRFAIGLSGGWYEQNAIAVPGVFAAQMDSPTPGVVNVYIQADETLLDNNDNIIYADGVPTQELLNTVTATITAPNIRQQTDDVRVLAATPIGYEVTVSLTPRSGPDASIVRAEAETALTQILIERDRLGEKINNAIIAGAVHVPGVYEASITITRLSDNAVVPELVAATGEFPRSAAVTVGVN
- a CDS encoding phage tail protein I, whose translation is MPTILPTTSSGAERRLDESTDNRLAKIPRASGTNGLISSLYNPDTITPELLSVLAYALSVDRWDAEWSDDSKREVLREAAELHRIKGTDQAVIGALATAGIYVQIRHWYEADGASWPTEFQANGNPLPFTMVIIINSIAAGAQAHQTKKIIENNKRASVHYQVITQASSQGDIYVTVGGVWETLGRARTRVASDWTIVV
- a CDS encoding DUF2182 domain-containing protein, producing MSLDFYRLPHLRGDWQNASWGLLFVMWGVMMAAMMLPSAIPLMSLFCRYCQVREEKIFVPATMIMLGYILPWFAFSAGASTVQLWAARMEMIDNNTMALAGAIPRATFFFIAGAYQFTPLKFSCLRRCQHPAIFLMMNWRHGTRGAFLMGVHNGLFCTGCCWALMLLLFVSGVMDLRWIIALTFFSLIEKTSPLSPRMTAYAVGTVLIGMGIAQLF
- a CDS encoding NADH:flavin oxidoreductase/NADH oxidase family protein gives rise to the protein MKNSNSIHILQSLLKLPCGAIFKNRLAKSAMSDSLGNGEGDPTKAQIRLYERWAEGGAAVSFIGEVQVDPRFPEKPGNLVLSTETDQKMIRSLTKRGVIEGAHLWVQLGHAGALSHLPISCPKGPSALNIEGLQCAGMSIKEIKKLPDMYAKAALHAQTAGFSGVQIHAGHGFLLSQFLCPLFNYRNDGYGGSIESRCRIVIEIIDEVRHAVGPSFPIGIRINSTDKIEGGLTETDALKVVRLLDQTSIDLIDISGGTYIPMAKASSDSSSQEPYFINFAQLAKEITRVPLMVTGGFKRREQAIEAVASGAADMVGLARAMVLNPRLAETWLTETGGNPDFPKFESAPPGGITNWYTMRLTDWGENRENELTLDLPSATRIYEERDAQRCIKWKEKFSHLHTSKN
- the ahcY gene encoding adenosylhomocysteinase, with the translated sequence MTLPATNIEQDYAVADISLADWGRREITIAETEMPGLMQLRREMTADKPLDGARITGCLHMTVQTAVLIETLTALGASVRWSSCNIFSTQDHAAAAIAATGVPVFAWKGETEAEYEECLERTFFGPGGWSPNMILDDGGDATFFIHEKHPELADKLLGVSEETTTGVQRLYDMHNKNTLKCPAFNVNDSVTKSKFDNLYGCRESLVDGIKRATDVMVAGKIAIVCGYGDVGKGSAQSLRGLGATVWIAEIDPICALQAAMEGYRVVTVDDACEQADIIVTATGNVDIVTVEHARRMKNNAILCNIGHFDSEIQVAELRKKCRFENIKPLVDHVVFADGKRIILLAEGRLVNLSCATGHPSFVMSASFTNQVMAQIELFTNPSKYAVDVHVLPKHLDERVALLHLPHVGANLTTLSDKQSAYIGVKKEGPFKPVHYRY